A region from the Benincasa hispida cultivar B227 chromosome 12, ASM972705v1, whole genome shotgun sequence genome encodes:
- the LOC120092718 gene encoding probable fructokinase-7, whose product MAISLTPGDIKDLSSGFEGKLQVNNSPVVCFGEVLIDFVPTVGGVSLAEAPAFKKAPGGAPANVAVGISRLGGSSAFIGKVGDDEFGYMLVDILKQNNVDCSGVRFDPNARTALAFVTLRADGEREFLFFRHPSADMLLTERELEVKVIEQAKIFHYGSISLIDEPSKSAHLAALKLAKNSGCLLSYDPNLRLPLWPSPEAARDGIMSIWDQADIVKISEDEITFLTGGDDPYDDNVVLKKLFRPNFKLLIVTEGSQGCRYYTRKFRGRVAGIKAKPVDTTGAGDAFVSGILFRIASDLSIFQDEQRLQDALRFANACGAITVMERGAIPALPTKEAVQKMLSNVTTV is encoded by the exons ATGGCCATTTCTCTAACTCCTG GTGATATTAAGGATCTTTCCTCAGGATTTGAAGGAAAATTGCAGGTTAATAATTCCCCTGTGGTTTGTTTTGGGGAAGTTTTGATAGATTTTGTGCCAACAGTTGGTGGAGTTTCCCTTGCTGAAGCTCCTGCTTTCAAGAAAGCCCCTGGTGGTGCTCCTGCTAATGTGGCTGTTGGCATTTCAAGGCTTGGTGGCTCCTCAGCTTTCATTGGCAAG GTAGGTGATGATGAGTTTGGATATATGTTGGTAGACattttgaaacaaaacaatGTAGACTGTTCTGGAGTGCGGTTTGACCCAAATGCAAGGACAGCTCTGGCGTTCGTCACGCTTCGAGCAGATGGCGAACGGGAATTTCTTTTCTTCCGCCATCCAAGCGCTGATATGCTTCTCACTGAACGAGAACTTGAGGTTAAAGTTATTGAGCAG GCAAAGATCTTTCATTATGGATCAATTAGTTTGATTGATGAACCAAGCAAATCAGCACATCTAGCTGCACTGAAACTTGCAAAAAACTCTGGCTGCCTCCTCTCTTATGATCCCAACTTGAGGTTGCCATTGTGGCCTTCACCGGAAGCTGCTCGGGATGGCATAATGAGCATCTGGGATCAAGCTGACATTGTTAAG ATAAGTGAGGATGAAATTACTTTCTTGACTGGTGGAGATGATCCCTATGATGATAATGTGGTGTTGAAAAAGCTTTTTCGTCCGAATTTCAAGCTTTTAATTGTGACCGAAGGGTCGCAAGGCTGTAGATATTACACTCGA AAATTCCGAGGCAGGGTTGCTGGTATCAAAGCTAAACCTGTTGACACGACCGGAGCTGGCGATGCATTTGTAAGTGGGATATTGTTCAGGATAGCTTCGGACTTGAGCATTTTTCAG GACGAGCAACGGCTACAAGATGCACTACGCTTTGCAAATGCCTGCGGTGCCATCACCGTGATGGAGAGAGGAGCCATTCCTGCTCTACCGACGAAAGAAGCCGTCCAAAAAATGTTGTCCAATGTCACCACtgtatga